The genome window GGCTCCCTCTCCGACGTCACCGTCGGCTCGTGCGTCGTCGCGTCGACCTTCGGCGGCCCCGGCAGCTCCGCGGCCCCGTCGACCTCGGGCGCCGTCACCAGCGTCACCATCTCACCGGCGACCAACGGGACCTGCACCGGCTTCGGCGGTGGCTTCGGAGGCGGCCGCGGCTTCGGCGGGGGCGGCGGCACGCGCACCCCGCGGCCGACACCGACCCGCACCCGCACCTTCACCCCGCCGGTCGCCGGCGTGGTGACCGCCGTCTCCGGCGACACGATCACGGTCACGCCCAGCCGAACCGCGTCTGGATCGACCTCCGGCCCGAAGACGGTGACCACCGCGTCGACGACGGTGTTCACCGTCACCAGCAAGGTCACCCCGGCGGCGCTCACCGTGGGCCGATGCGCCGCCGTCCGCGGGCCGGCCGACTCGTCCGGCGCCGTCACCGCGACCTCCGTGACCGTCTCCGACCCCGGCGCGAACGGCTGCACCCAGCCCTTCGGCCGTCGCCCGGGCGGCGGAGCCCCCGGCGGCTCGACCGGGACCGGTGGCGGCAATGCCTAGGAAGCGCCGCCTCGTCGTCGGCGCGAGCGCCGGCCTCGTCGTCGTGCTCGTGGGCGGCGGTCTGGCGATCGCCGCGACGAACAACAGCGCGGGAAGCTACCGCACGGCGACGGTCCAGCCGGAGACGGTCCACCAGACGGTCGCCCTCTCCGGGAGCGTCGCCTCCACCACCGTGCGGCACGTGGCCTTCGGCGTCGGCGGCACGGTCGCGAGCGTGTCCGTGCAGCCCGGCCAGCAGGTCCACGCCGGCGACACCCTCGCCGCCCTGTCGTCCACGGGGCTGGACAGCCAGCTCCAGACCGCCCAGCAGAACGCGTCGTCCGCGTCGCAGACGCTGTCCGACGACCTCGCCTCCCAGACGGCGACGACGACCGCGAGCAGCTCCCCGGGCTCGTCGGGCTCGTCCGGGTCGTCCGGCGGGTCGGGTGGATCGGCGAGGGGGACGTCGTCGACGTCCACGGGGTCCGCCCCCTCGACGCGGACCACCCCGCCGACGGGCAACCCGAAGTCCGGCGGGTCGGGGTCCGGCGGTTCGGGGTCCGGCGGTTCGGGGTCGTCCGGCTCCAACCCCGCGGTGACCCACGACGTCGCGGCCATCCACGCGGCGCAGAGCACGCTCCTGGCGGACGCGAAGACGTCCGCCGCGGACCTCGCCGCCGCCCAGACCGCCGAGGCGGCGGAGGCCACCGCGTGCCAGGCCGTCACAGACGCCACGATCTCGGATCCCTCCCCGTCGCCGACGCCCGCTCCGACCGGGACGGCCGCTCCGGCCCCCGCTCCGGCGACGGGCAGCCCGCTGGCCACGGTGCAGGCCGAGCTCGCCGCCTGCCAGACCGCCATCGCCACCGTGCAGACGGACCAGCAGACCACCGCCGCCGCGCAGAAGGCCGTGCAGCAGGACGCGACAGCGCTCGACGCCGCCGTGGGCAAGCTGCAGTCCGACCTCGCCGCGGCGAGCGCCGCGTCCTCGACCGGCGCCGCAGCGGCTCCGGCGGCGTCGGCCCCTGCGTCGTCCGCCCCCGCGTCGTCCGCTCCGGCGGCCTCCACAGCGTCGGCCCCCACGACCACCACGGCGTCGACCGGTTCGAGCCCGCTGGCGGCATCGGCCTCCGGCGGCTCGGGGTCGTCCGGGACCGGCGGGTCCGGCGGCGGATCGTCCACGCCGGCGACCGCCGAGACGATCCTCGCCGACCAGGCCGCGGTGACCGCGGCGAACGCGGCCGTCGCGATGGCGCAGCAGAACGTCTCGCTCGGCACGCTGACCAGCCCGATCGACGGGGTGGTCGCCGCCGTCTCGCTCACGCCGGGCGGAACGGTGTCCGCCGGATCGCACACCTCCGACATCACGATCATCGGCTCCAGCGGCTGGTCGGTGAACGCGACGGTGCCCGTCACCCACATCGGCTCGCTCAAGCTCGGCCAGAAGGCGTCGGTCACGGTCGCGGGCGCCGCGGCGCCGCTCACCGGCTCGGTGTCCGCCATCGGCGTCACCGACGTCTCGTCCGACACCTCGAACCCCGCCTACTCGGTGACCGTCGGCCTCGACGACGCCGGCGCGCACCTCCTCAACGGTGCGCCCGCGCAGGCGACCGTGTCGGTGGCGTCCGCCGCGGACGTGCTGGCGGTCCCGACCTCGGCGATCCACCGCCTGGGAGCGACGACCATCGTGGACAAGATCGTCAACGGTGCGCCGGTGGTCACCCGGGTCACCGTCGGAACGGCGGGCGGCGACTTCACCCAGATCACCTCCGGCCTCGCGAAGGGCGACGTCGTCGAGCTCGCGGACCTCTCCCAGCCGCTCCCGAGCACGACCACCGGGTTCGGCGGCGGCCGCTTCGGCGGCACCGGATTCGGCAAGGGCACGGGAGGCGCAGGCACGGGAACGTCGGGCCGCACCACGACGACGAGCCGGTCGGGAGGCTGACCCGGGCGCAGCGCCCTACGCGGTGAACGGCCGCTTCTGATCGCAGAACGCGCAAACCCAGTGCCCGTTCGTGTACTCCCAGAGGTGGGCGTGCGGAGCGTCGAAGAACCCGCAGCAGTCGGTGACGGGCGACGGGTGCGTGGCTGTGTCGATGCTGTCGCTGCTGATGGTTTGTGTGCTGGACATCTCGGGTCGGCTTTCTGCGGCGGGGGCGCTGGCGCGTTCGGCGTCGCAGCCAGTATCCGATCCGCCGCCTGGCACCCGAAATACCACAAACTGGTGCCGCCCGAGATGGGGGCGGCACCGCACACCCGACAGTCGTCGATTCAGGCCTTCGGCGGCGTCGGCTCTCCCAGGGACAGCATCAGGCGGTTGGCCCAGTTGAAGAAGGCGGCGCCGTTGATCGCGTCGATGATCGCCACGTCGTCCAGGCCCGCGTCCCGCAGCGCACGCACGTTCTCGGCGCCGAACTCGTTCGGGACGACCGTGAGCGCGACCGACGCGTCGATCACCGCCCGCCACTGCGGGTCGTCCTGCGGAGCGGCGGTGCCCTCGTCGAGGAGGCGCTGCACGTCGTCGGGGCGCTTCGAGTAGTGGCTGGCGAAGCGGGAGTGCACGGACGCGCAGAAGATGCAGCCGTTGGTGCGGGAGGCCGCGGTGGCCGACAGCTCGCGGAGGGCGCGGGTCAGGCCGCCCTTCTCGTTGTAGAAGATGTCGTTGTCCGTGCGGGTGCGGGCGCCGAGGATGTCGGGGTCGCGCACCAGCAGCCGGAAGTACGGGCTGTTCGCGCGGCCCTTGTCGACCAGTCCCGCGTAGTGGCGCTCGGTGAGCTCCTCCAGCGGCAGCGGCTCCAGCCACGCCTCCCAGCCGAGCTCGGCCTGCGTGAACGAGTTCGGCGCCTCGGTCGTGGTGCGGGTGATCGTCTCGCTCATGCGAGCTCTCCTTTCAGGACGGTGAGCCCCGCGACCACGCGGAGCTGGAAGCTGAGGAACGCGACGAGCTGCGACAGCGTGACGATCCCGGTGGTCGACCAGCCGGCGTCGAGCAGCTCCTGGAGGGCGTCCGCCGACGCGTCCCTCGGCCGGTAGACCAGCAGGTGCGTGTGGGCCAGCGCCGCGGCGAGGCGCGGACCCGCCGCGACCCCCAGCTCGGCGGACGGCTGCCAGTGCGGGCCGTCCACGTTCTCGGCCGTGAGCGGTCCGTCCGGGTAGTCGCCGTAGGGCCCATCGGTGAGGGCGGCGGGCAGCGCGGCGTCGAGCGCGGCCGCCAGACCCGCGTCCTCGGCGGCCAGGAGGTCGCGGTAAAACGACGCGGTGGGCGACTTCGAGAGCGCGACCGTCCAGTAGGCGACGGCCAGCCGCTCCCGCTGCGCGACCTGGGACAGCTCGTCGGAGCGCAGCAGCGCGTCGAAGCTCGCCTGCGCGTTGGCCCGGGCGTTCGGGCGCTGGTCGCGCAGCGTGTCGAGCGGGTCGCCCGGCCGGATGCCGACCAGCTGGTCGATGACGTCGGTGGTCATGAAAGTCCTTTCGATGGAGGGCGGATCGGAGCGGGACGGGTCAGCGCAGGGCGACCGCCGGCAGGGCCGGCGACCAGTCGAGCAGCTCGCGCCCGACCTCCGCGGTGAGCTCGATGGAGCGCAGCACGGTCTCGTGCGGCGGATCCACCGGGTGCGGCTGGAACGCCACATCGGTCGCCCGCGCCAGGATCGTGTCGGCGCGGAGCGTGGCGAGCACCCGCTCCGGCGTGCCGATGTGGATGTCGAGCCAGGCCAGGAGCTCGGCGTCGGTGGTCCCGGCCGGGATCGCCAGCCCCTGGGCGTCGACGAACGCGCGCCCGCGGTCGATCCCGCGCCGGATCCACGCGGCGGCGTCGGCCTCCGTGTCGACCAGGAGCACCGAACGGGACGCCAGGATGCGCGGCGCGACCCCGTCCGGCAGAGCGGAGAGGTACGCGTCGACGATCGCTTCCTGCAGCTCCGGCGACGACGGCGCGTCCCACTCCCGGCGAGGCTGGGTGCGCGAGAGCATCAGCCCGTTGCCGCGGCGGCCGATGCGGGCGGCGCCCTCGGCGGAGAAGGTCGCCTCCCAGACCACGTCGAGCACCTCGGGCGCGCCCGGGTAGAGCGCGCCGCCGTCCGAGGTCAGCCGGTCCCCGCGCAGCGCGGAGACCAGAGCCTCCCTGTGCCGGTCGTAGATCGCCGCACGGTCGGCCGGGTCGTGCCCGAACGGGGCGAACGACGTCGGTGTCCCGCCGGAGCCGATCCCGAGCTCCAGCCGGCCGCCCGAGAGCAGGTTCAGCACGGCGGCGTCCTCTGCCACGCGCAGCGGCGCCTCCAGCGGCAGGGTCACGATGCCGGTGCCGAGCCGGATGCGGGAGGTCAGCGCGGCCGCCTGGGCGAGCAGCACGAACGGCGACGGGAGACCGCCCTCCGCCTCGTGGAAGTGATGCTGGGCCACCCACACGGTGTCGAGCCCCACCTCCTCCGCGCGCACGAACTGGTCGAGCGCATTGCGGTAGCGCTGCAGCGCGGTGCCGTCGTCGAGCAGCCGGGTGAAGAACCCCAGCCGCTGCCGTGAGCGTCCGTCGATCGGTGCCTGGCTCATTCCTGCGCCGCCTTTCCCAAGTAGGCCTCCTGGATCTGCGGGTCGTCGAGCAGCTCGCGCGCCGTGCCCTGCAGCACGATCGCGCCCGTCGCGAGCACGTAGCCCCGGGAGGCGATGGAGAGCGCCAGCTCGGCCTGCTGCTCCACGAACAGCACGGCCACGCCGAGCTCGGTGTTGATGCGCACGATCTCGTCGAGCACCTGGTCGACCAGCTTGGGCGAGAGGCCCATGGTCGGCTCATCCATGCAGACGAGCCTCGGCCGGCTCATCAGGGCGCGCGCGAAGGCGAGCATCTGCTGCTCGCCGCCGGAGAGGGTGCCGGCCTGCTGCGTGCGCCGCTCGGCCAGGCGCGGGAAGTGCGTGCGCATCCGGTCCAGGTCCTCGGCGATCGCGGCCTTCTGGCTCCGGGTGCGGCCCGGGCGCGTGTAGGCGCCGGCGATCAGGTTCTCGTCGACCGTCATCTCGGGGAACACCCGCCGCGCCTCCGGCACCGAGGCGATGCCTCCCGCGACGCGACGCCGCGTGGAGGCGTGCGTGATGTCCTCGCCCGCGAACCGCACCGTGCCCGACGTGGGCCGCACGAGCCCCAGGATGGTCTTCATCGTCGTGGACTTGCCGCTCGCGTTGCCGCCGAGCAGCGAGACGATCTCGCCCTCCCGCACCGAGAGCGAGTTGCCGCGCAGGGCGTGGAACGGGCCGTAGTGGACGTTCACGTCCTCCAGCGCCAGCAGCTCGGTCATGCCAGGTCCACCCCTCCGAGGCCGCGACGGCGCCCGAGGTACGCCTCCACCACCGCGGTGTCGCGGCGGACGTCGTCCGGGCGTCCCTCGGCGATGATCCGGCCGCCGTCCATCACGATCACCCGGTCGGAGACCGTCATCACGAGGTCGAGCTTGTGCTCCACCAGCAGGATGCTCTGCCCGGCCGCCTTGAGCTCGAGCAGCTGCGCGAGCACCTCGGCGGTCTCCGACTGGTTCATGCCGGCGGTCGGCTCGTCGAGCACGAGCAGCTTCGGCTCCAGCGCCAGCGCGCGGGCGATCTCGGTGCGCCGCCGGTTGGCGTAGCTCAGCGAGTACGCCGGGTCGTCGCGCCGCCGGCCGAGCCGCGCCTCGAACCGGTCGATCTCCGACTCGACGACCGCGTCGATCGCCGCCCGCTCCCGGCGGGAGGCCGGGGTGCCGACGATCGCGATGTACAGCTCCGCCAGCAGCGGGATCCAGCGCAGCAGGAACAGGTTCGACAGCCTCCGGAACGGCCGGTGCGCGCGCAGCGTCGTGTGCAGGCCGACCTCGATGTTGTCCGCGACCGAGAGCGTCGCGAACACCCGCCCGTTCTGGAAGGTGCGGGCGATGCCGTGCTCGGCGATGCGCGCGCTGTCCGCCCGCTCGATCCGCTCCCCGTCGAGGGTGATGGTGCCGCCGTTGGGCCGGATGGCGCCGGTGACCAGATTGAGCGTCGTGGTCTTGCCCGACCCGTTCGGCCCGATGATCGAGACGACCTCCCCGCGGTGCACGGAGAACGAGATCCCGTCGACGGCTTTCAGGCCGTCGAAGTGGCGTTCCAGCTTCTGGACGCTCAGCAGCGTGTCGGCGCTCATGAGTTCCTCACCAGGATGCCGCCGGGGCGGAAGCGGACGACCAGGATCAGCACCAGGCCGTAGACGATGATGCGCAGCTCGGGCGTGAACCGCAGCAGCTCCATCGCACCGATCAGGACGATCGAGCCCACCACCGCGCCGTACGGGAGGCCGACGCCGCCGAGGATCACGATGGTCACCACCAGGAGCGACATCAGCATCGTGAAGATGGTCGGGTCGATGTAGGTGTACTGGTGGGCGAGCAGCGAGCCGCCGATCCCGGCGAAGAAGCCGGAGACGGCGAACGCCAGCGCCTTGTAATCGCGGCCGCGCACGCCCGACGACAGCGCCGCGACCTCGTCGGAGCCGACCGAGGAGATCACCTTGCCCAGGTGCGAGGTGCGCAGCCGCCACATCACGATCAGGGTGAGCACGAGCACGCCGAAGTCGATCCAGTAGTACGCCTGCGGGGTGTTCAGCGGCGTCCCGAACCACTCCGGCACGGGGATGTTGTAGAGCCCCTGCGGCAGGATCAGCTGGATGACGGCGACGATCGCGATGCCCAGCCCGAGCGTCGCGATCGACACGTAGTGCCCCTTCACGCCCCAGATCGGCGATGCCAGGATCGACGCGACCACCGCGGCCGCCAGGCCGGCGAGCGGCAGCGCCACCCAGAACGGCACGTGCACGTACATGGTCAGCAGCGCGGAGGCGTACGCGCCGATCGCGATCGGGCCGGCCTGCCCGAGCGCGAGCACGCCGGCCTGGCCGGCGGTCACGGTGAAGCCCGCCGCGATGATCGCGTAGACCAGCACCTGGGTGCCGGTGGTCAGGAGGTAGTCGTCGCCGAACAGCGGCACGACGACACCGAGCAGCAGGAACGCGAGCGGCCACACCCAGCGCGGGATCCGCAGCGGGCGGCCCTTGCCGAGGAAGGTGCCCGTGAGCGGCTCCGCCGAGATCAGCGGCACCCTGCCGAACAGTCCGCCCGGCCGCACGATCAGCACGACGATGAGGATGACGAAGACGATGATCTCGCGGGCGGTGTCCCCGAAGA of Leifsonia shinshuensis contains these proteins:
- a CDS encoding HlyD family efflux transporter periplasmic adaptor subunit translates to MPRKRRLVVGASAGLVVVLVGGGLAIAATNNSAGSYRTATVQPETVHQTVALSGSVASTTVRHVAFGVGGTVASVSVQPGQQVHAGDTLAALSSTGLDSQLQTAQQNASSASQTLSDDLASQTATTTASSSPGSSGSSGSSGGSGGSARGTSSTSTGSAPSTRTTPPTGNPKSGGSGSGGSGSGGSGSSGSNPAVTHDVAAIHAAQSTLLADAKTSAADLAAAQTAEAAEATACQAVTDATISDPSPSPTPAPTGTAAPAPAPATGSPLATVQAELAACQTAIATVQTDQQTTAAAQKAVQQDATALDAAVGKLQSDLAAASAASSTGAAAAPAASAPASSAPASSAPAASTASAPTTTTASTGSSPLAASASGGSGSSGTGGSGGGSSTPATAETILADQAAVTAANAAVAMAQQNVSLGTLTSPIDGVVAAVSLTPGGTVSAGSHTSDITIIGSSGWSVNATVPVTHIGSLKLGQKASVTVAGAAAPLTGSVSAIGVTDVSSDTSNPAYSVTVGLDDAGAHLLNGAPAQATVSVASAADVLAVPTSAIHRLGATTIVDKIVNGAPVVTRVTVGTAGGDFTQITSGLAKGDVVELADLSQPLPSTTTGFGGGRFGGTGFGKGTGGAGTGTSGRTTTTSRSGG
- a CDS encoding putative FMN-dependent luciferase-like monooxygenase — protein: MSQAPIDGRSRQRLGFFTRLLDDGTALQRYRNALDQFVRAEEVGLDTVWVAQHHFHEAEGGLPSPFVLLAQAAALTSRIRLGTGIVTLPLEAPLRVAEDAAVLNLLSGGRLELGIGSGGTPTSFAPFGHDPADRAAIYDRHREALVSALRGDRLTSDGGALYPGAPEVLDVVWEATFSAEGAARIGRRGNGLMLSRTQPRREWDAPSSPELQEAIVDAYLSALPDGVAPRILASRSVLLVDTEADAAAWIRRGIDRGRAFVDAQGLAIPAGTTDAELLAWLDIHIGTPERVLATLRADTILARATDVAFQPHPVDPPHETVLRSIELTAEVGRELLDWSPALPAVALR
- a CDS encoding DUF5666 domain-containing protein; protein product: MTSLISKPRSIALGATVLGVALLLAGCAAGTPTSSAPASTSAPRAQGAGGSGAGGGGVFGEIAAVNGSTLQVQSQSAQTAVNVSASTTVLQTAKGSLSDVTVGSCVVASTFGGPGSSAAPSTSGAVTSVTISPATNGTCTGFGGGFGGGRGFGGGGGTRTPRPTPTRTRTFTPPVAGVVTAVSGDTITVTPSRTASGSTSGPKTVTTASTTVFTVTSKVTPAALTVGRCAAVRGPADSSGAVTATSVTVSDPGANGCTQPFGRRPGGGAPGGSTGTGGGNA
- a CDS encoding ABC transporter permease, with translation MLDTLIAGLLRGNVYALGAVGISLVFGVMNVVNFAQFSFFGLGAMLSWFFVVKLGLPFWLALLLVLAVCGALGLLINVTVVRPLAKFLPLAAMLSTYAISLILDNASQVAFTAQFRVFPEVLPTSNLHLGNMRFGTSDLVMLGTTAAVMVVMTVFLKYGKVGRAIRATAQDQEAALQMGIPVGQVQHVSFVIASALGGLAGVFIALYVGVANPSSGLDVGLTSFVAATLGGLGSLVGAVVGGFVLGILEAFGIHFFGDTAREIIVFVILIVVLIVRPGGLFGRVPLISAEPLTGTFLGKGRPLRIPRWVWPLAFLLLGVVVPLFGDDYLLTTGTQVLVYAIIAAGFTVTAGQAGVLALGQAGPIAIGAYASALLTMYVHVPFWVALPLAGLAAAVVASILASPIWGVKGHYVSIATLGLGIAIVAVIQLILPQGLYNIPVPEWFGTPLNTPQAYYWIDFGVLVLTLIVMWRLRTSHLGKVISSVGSDEVAALSSGVRGRDYKALAFAVSGFFAGIGGSLLAHQYTYIDPTIFTMLMSLLVVTIVILGGVGLPYGAVVGSIVLIGAMELLRFTPELRIIVYGLVLILVVRFRPGGILVRNS
- a CDS encoding ABC transporter ATP-binding protein, yielding MTELLALEDVNVHYGPFHALRGNSLSVREGEIVSLLGGNASGKSTTMKTILGLVRPTSGTVRFAGEDITHASTRRRVAGGIASVPEARRVFPEMTVDENLIAGAYTRPGRTRSQKAAIAEDLDRMRTHFPRLAERRTQQAGTLSGGEQQMLAFARALMSRPRLVCMDEPTMGLSPKLVDQVLDEIVRINTELGVAVLFVEQQAELALSIASRGYVLATGAIVLQGTARELLDDPQIQEAYLGKAAQE
- a CDS encoding alkylhydroperoxidase domain protein, which gives rise to MSETITRTTTEAPNSFTQAELGWEAWLEPLPLEELTERHYAGLVDKGRANSPYFRLLVRDPDILGARTRTDNDIFYNEKGGLTRALRELSATAASRTNGCIFCASVHSRFASHYSKRPDDVQRLLDEGTAAPQDDPQWRAVIDASVALTVVPNEFGAENVRALRDAGLDDVAIIDAINGAAFFNWANRLMLSLGEPTPPKA
- a CDS encoding ABC transporter ATP-binding protein, which translates into the protein MSADTLLSVQKLERHFDGLKAVDGISFSVHRGEVVSIIGPNGSGKTTTLNLVTGAIRPNGGTITLDGERIERADSARIAEHGIARTFQNGRVFATLSVADNIEVGLHTTLRAHRPFRRLSNLFLLRWIPLLAELYIAIVGTPASRRERAAIDAVVESEIDRFEARLGRRRDDPAYSLSYANRRRTEIARALALEPKLLVLDEPTAGMNQSETAEVLAQLLELKAAGQSILLVEHKLDLVMTVSDRVIVMDGGRIIAEGRPDDVRRDTAVVEAYLGRRRGLGGVDLA
- a CDS encoding CMD domain protein, which produces MTTDVIDQLVGIRPGDPLDTLRDQRPNARANAQASFDALLRSDELSQVAQRERLAVAYWTVALSKSPTASFYRDLLAAEDAGLAAALDAALPAALTDGPYGDYPDGPLTAENVDGPHWQPSAELGVAAGPRLAAALAHTHLLVYRPRDASADALQELLDAGWSTTGIVTLSQLVAFLSFQLRVVAGLTVLKGELA